In one window of Agrobacterium larrymoorei DNA:
- a CDS encoding HIT family protein, translating to MTTYDTNNIFAKILRGEIPSVKVFEDEDTLAFMDVMPQAPGHLLVVPKTEARNILDADPMVLAKTIVTVQKLAMAAKDAFEADGVYIAQFNEPAAGQTVFHLHFHIIPRKEGEPLKPHSGTMADAEVLKGYAERIKAELA from the coding sequence ATGACGACCTATGACACCAACAACATCTTCGCAAAGATCCTGCGCGGAGAAATCCCGTCCGTGAAGGTCTTTGAAGACGAAGATACGCTGGCGTTCATGGATGTGATGCCCCAAGCCCCAGGCCACCTTCTCGTCGTTCCCAAGACGGAAGCACGCAACATTCTCGATGCCGACCCAATGGTTCTGGCAAAGACAATCGTCACAGTCCAGAAACTCGCCATGGCAGCCAAGGACGCTTTCGAAGCGGACGGCGTCTACATCGCCCAATTCAACGAACCCGCCGCCGGCCAAACCGTCTTCCACCTCCACTTCCACATCATCCCCCGCAAGGAAGGCGAACCACTGAAGCCGCATAGCGGCACGATGGCGGATGCGGAGGTGTTGAAGGGCTATGCGGAGAGAATCAAGGCTGAGCTGGCGTAG
- a CDS encoding efflux RND transporter periplasmic adaptor subunit, whose product MEDVDTSAENKNKPDANTGQKPDLRDILVSSKSGKKKSRRTLYITLAFLLIAGIGIYYYAFAGSRVAYVYTTEAAKTGELSVIVTSTGSVQPTDQVDISSELSGTIRKVNVTYNSQVKAGEVLAELDTNKLEADVQSARAKLASAKASVLKARADLGSANTSLTRLKSLVQNRVSSQQDLDAAQFAYDAAAATLEVNEAAVLSSEADLRLAEVNLSKAKIVSPIDGVILTRDVDPGATVASSLNAPVLFTIAGDLRHMELQVSIDEADVGKVVTDQEATFNVDAYPDKSFPAKIETVRFASETVSNVVTYKGILTVDNAELLLRPGMTATANIVVEHVKDALLVPNAALRYTPPRENASRNRGLMGLFSPPRPRRQQNGGANDAATSKRTVWVLRNNAPVSVSVETGSTDGQFTAVKSDDLKPGDQVITDATQRSS is encoded by the coding sequence ATGGAAGACGTGGACACCAGCGCTGAGAACAAGAACAAGCCCGATGCCAATACAGGGCAGAAGCCGGATCTGCGGGATATTTTGGTTTCCTCGAAATCCGGCAAAAAGAAATCCCGCCGCACACTTTATATCACGCTGGCCTTTCTGCTGATCGCGGGCATAGGCATCTATTACTACGCCTTCGCAGGCTCACGCGTGGCCTATGTCTACACCACCGAGGCGGCGAAGACGGGAGAGCTTTCCGTTATCGTTACCTCCACAGGTTCGGTGCAGCCAACGGATCAGGTGGATATTTCCAGCGAACTGTCCGGCACCATCCGCAAGGTGAATGTGACTTATAACAGCCAGGTCAAAGCGGGCGAGGTTCTGGCGGAGCTGGATACCAACAAGCTGGAAGCGGATGTGCAGAGCGCCCGCGCGAAGCTGGCCTCCGCCAAGGCAAGCGTGTTGAAGGCCAGAGCCGATCTCGGTTCCGCCAATACTTCGCTGACGCGCCTTAAATCGCTGGTCCAGAATCGCGTATCCAGCCAGCAGGATCTCGATGCCGCGCAATTTGCTTATGATGCAGCGGCAGCCACGCTGGAAGTCAACGAAGCAGCCGTTCTGTCATCTGAAGCGGACTTGCGGCTGGCGGAGGTCAATCTGAGCAAGGCAAAAATCGTGTCGCCCATCGATGGCGTGATTCTAACGCGTGATGTCGACCCCGGCGCGACGGTGGCCTCCTCGCTCAACGCGCCCGTGCTGTTCACAATCGCAGGCGATCTGCGCCATATGGAGCTTCAGGTTTCCATCGATGAAGCGGATGTCGGCAAGGTGGTGACGGATCAGGAAGCGACTTTCAATGTGGATGCCTATCCCGACAAAAGCTTCCCGGCCAAAATCGAGACCGTGCGCTTCGCTTCCGAAACCGTATCCAACGTCGTTACTTATAAGGGCATATTGACGGTGGATAATGCGGAGCTTCTGCTGCGCCCGGGCATGACGGCAACCGCCAACATCGTGGTGGAGCACGTAAAAGATGCCCTCCTTGTGCCCAATGCTGCGCTACGCTACACGCCGCCCCGTGAAAATGCCTCTCGCAACCGCGGCCTCATGGGGCTCTTCAGCCCTCCCCGCCCAAGGCGGCAGCAGAATGGCGGCGCCAATGATGCAGCCACGAGCAAGCGCACTGTCTGGGTGTTGCGCAACAATGCGCCGGTCAGCGTTTCCGTGGAAACCGGTTCGACGGATGGTCAGTTCACGGCGGTCAAATCGGATGATCTGAAACCCGGCGATCAGGTGATTACCGACGCCACGCAGCGCAGCAGCTAG
- a CDS encoding ETC complex I subunit: MSAKIYRPAKTAMQSGKAKTNIWVLEFDAEVPRKIDPIMGYTSSSDMKQQLKLNFETQEQAEAYAQRKGIEYRVIEPKDATRKVVSYTDNFRYTRTQPWTH; the protein is encoded by the coding sequence ATGTCTGCAAAAATTTATCGTCCGGCAAAGACCGCAATGCAGTCTGGCAAGGCCAAGACGAATATCTGGGTGCTGGAGTTCGATGCCGAGGTTCCGCGCAAGATCGATCCGATCATGGGCTACACGTCTTCGTCGGACATGAAGCAGCAGCTCAAGCTCAACTTCGAAACCCAGGAGCAGGCGGAAGCTTACGCTCAGCGCAAGGGCATCGAATACCGCGTCATCGAGCCCAAGGACGCAACGCGCAAGGTGGTGTCCTACACGGACAACTTCCGCTACACGCGCACGCAGCCCTGGACGCACTAA
- a CDS encoding outer membrane protein: protein MKKIIATFGFILAASTTMAADAVSEVPSAPVADIAPAFSWTGFTVGVQGGYNWNKQDSLISNGTEFSGRFDGGILGGFVGYNYDFGNSWVVGVEADFDKNWADGSAFDGGLEYGFDWQGSVRGRVGYAFDRALVYGTAGWAYARGYEDVIGFADEKKNFNGYAVGLGVDYAFTDMVFGRVEYRYTNFGDKTFDFDVITIKTDVDQHAIRVGLGVKF, encoded by the coding sequence GTGAAAAAGATTATTGCGACCTTCGGATTTATTCTCGCAGCCTCCACAACTATGGCGGCCGACGCTGTTAGCGAAGTCCCTTCAGCACCGGTGGCAGACATTGCGCCCGCTTTCAGCTGGACAGGATTTACCGTCGGTGTTCAGGGTGGATACAATTGGAACAAACAAGATTCCCTTATTTCGAACGGTACCGAGTTCTCTGGCCGTTTTGATGGCGGCATCCTCGGCGGGTTTGTCGGTTACAACTATGACTTCGGAAACAGCTGGGTAGTCGGTGTCGAAGCTGACTTCGATAAGAACTGGGCCGACGGCTCCGCGTTCGACGGCGGACTCGAATATGGATTCGATTGGCAGGGCTCCGTTCGCGGTCGCGTAGGCTACGCATTTGACCGCGCACTTGTTTACGGTACCGCTGGCTGGGCATACGCCCGCGGATACGAAGACGTGATCGGTTTCGCTGATGAGAAGAAAAACTTCAACGGCTACGCAGTGGGTCTGGGAGTGGACTACGCATTCACTGACATGGTGTTTGGTCGCGTCGAATATCGCTACACCAACTTCGGCGATAAAACATTCGACTTCGATGTAATCACAATCAAGACAGACGTAGATCAGCACGCAATTCGCGTGGGTCTCGGCGTCAAATTCTGA